CCGCAAGCAATACAGCAGACGACACTGTGAGGGATACGGGCGCGTGACCGGCGACCGCGGCCGCGTCAGGGAGCACGGCACGCCAGACGACTACTGCTCGCGCGACTTCTCGACCGCCGACTTCGACTACGGCTACAGCTACCGTCGGGAGCGGGAGCGGGAGGGGGAGGAGTCTCGGCGTCGGAAAGGCAGCAGGCGTAAGCACAAACGAAGGCGGCGTAGAACCAGAACCTTTAGTCCGTCCTCCTCGGTGAGTACTGTCTGACCCAAGTCTGATCCTTtaccctgtctccctctcttcccctgtctctctctctctctctctccatctctctctctctttccataacCTTCTCTTGTCCACAGCTCCAGGACTGGGTAAGTatgaacccttttttttttggtttggttactctttttgttttttagtttgtttgttttttgatgtttatatggtttgtttgtatgttttgttgtttcagtgacagagaTAAGGTTCATTGTAAATAGCACTAGGTCCCTGACTAGCCTGGTGTCTTCATAACGGGGCTACGCTTGAATACAAACACCTGTGAAGTATTTCGATGTGTAGCGATCACCCAAAGATTCAGTAATTCTATGCTTTGATGCCACTTACCAGGGCACCTGtcagcctgtttctctctctctctctctctctctatttgtttATCGCTGTGTTTAATTActagttcagagagagagagcttactCATAGCAGAAGTGCTACATTTttttgatgaataaataaatatgtaaagcTGATGTAGCCTTGCCCTCCTACCTTCTAAAGTTTTGTCCACTGTTTGGGgtagggctgtgtgtttgtaatgggACCAATAGACGGTCAGTAAACTGgagtaaatgagtgtgtatgatgcaggctgattttttttttgtcattttgatcAGTGGACTAGGcaggtggttttttttttttttaggggggacaaaatgtgttttttgactTCTTCCCTTGCACTATATCCCTATCGTTGTATATACATCTCCTCACATGCCGTCAAACCATTCGCCACATGACTGCCAAATCTACctccaacaacaactacaactcCAACTCCGCCGCCTTCGTCGCCGTGGCTACGGCTCCCCaactccctcccctctctgatccctcccctcctcctcctcctcctcctcctcaaccaCCCTCTGCGGTCGCGacgttgacctttgacctctgacctgtgacCCTGGCGGGGGGGGGTGCCCGAAGCAGCGGAGCAACAGCGGGACACGGGTGGCGTGCGTGAAGGACGACGAGGAAGGTCACCTGATCTGTCGGAGTGGCGACGTCCTACAAGAGAGATGTACACACcgccactactactactactactgctgcttcTCCTCCTAATCGTAACCTTTCTCCCTATCAGTACctgcacagagcagacacacacaggggaggGCAGAGCCTGCACAGGGACCTCATGgtcatggtgatgatgatgatgatgttggcATCATCGTAGATTGTTTTCAGCTCTCGCTGAAGTAGGCAGGAATGGTTGGCATGACGTGATtttgtttatgaatatttacgaatcctcttttttttttaatgagagcgAGTGAAGAGTTTATTTATCAGTTTCAGGACGGATAACTTAGATGTGGTTTTGCTGACTGACGAGAATCGAGgggatatttgtttgtttgtttttgtttgtttgttttatgctcAGTGTAGGAAACAGATCCCAGTTTTATTCTCCTTCACTGCCCCACAGCCTCTTACGTCTCTAAACATtcactttttggttttttcactcttttcctaCGTGGCTGGACTCTGTTGTCCGTTTTGATGCCATAAAGATTAAACGTTTCTTGAAAACGTGATTAAATCGATTAAGTATTTTCTTGAAAGACTTTTAGTATAAAACGGACATGTTGCTATCCTCTCCCCGACGTGCCAGATCTCCTCTGGTTTTCTCGACTGTATTTCTGGTTTCCCCAGATAGCATGACTTTTACTTGATTTCACTGTCAAATGCgtctcaggttttttttgtttgtttttgttttttttcagtcagccTCGAGTCCTCCCCATTGTAACCTTTCCCTTTTGCTctctcagttacacacatacCTGACTAGACAGGCAGactagtgtgtgtctgtgatgggTGCCAAAATTTGATATGGTCAGGAGTGAATTTGCGAGGTCTCGATATCTGGTTAtttggtccttttttttgtttgtttttcaattctgtgtgtgtgtgtgtgcggaacCTCACGACAATTGTCCGACATTACTGTCTAAAACTAGTCCTTCAGTGACTCGAAAAATGCCAGGAGTACTAGCACTTATATGTCGCCTTTTTGCGTCTCCCTGTTTTTATCCACCTCTAATTGTTCTTTCTGTCACTCcatcccaccccccctctctctctttctctctctctctctctctctgtttcccttgctctctctggtctgtctctctgttagaTGAGGTTGTTGGAACTCTGGGAGAAGGCACCTTCGGCAGGGTGATGGAATGCATAGACCACCGCAGGTATGTGACATCATACTGACAGCCTATCAGGATAGAGGAGGATAGAATGTAACCGCCCAACATTCCATCACCCAACATTCCATCACCCAACATTCTTTCACCTGATATGGCTCACTTGTGTCATAATTAATCTTATCTGAGCAGTTCTTGTATTTAGTTCAGTTTGTCTTACTAGTAGGCAACACCTTCTAGGAAGGGTTAGGCTTTGGTTAAGTCAGCTCCAGAATCCTGTTATCCAAAATGGCATTCTAATGTCTTTGAATGTTACTGTACTGCGTCAGGGAAAACATTCAAACGGACAAGCCCTCCTGaattaacacaaacatttgctCACGGAAATAggtctttttttattcacttaCAAGCCAGTTGTCACCTACAACACTGCTTAAGAAAATTTAGGATGGATatacatcaaacacaaaaacctTTGAGATGCGGGGTGAACAAGAGCAAGGAAATACAAATTTAATCAAGCCCAAAGACATGAATTAAACTATAATCCACACTCAGAATTCCACCGCAGTCTGTTCCAGACTCAGACGCTCACAGACACTGGGGATAAACGtggcatgtttttaaaaaaaaaaaaaaaagagaagaaaaggcctgtgttaAACTCATGGGCGTGATGGGATTTCTATCAGATCACTCTTAATCTGATCAGGTTAAGACCCTgtgcacacacagcctcttaAATAGCAACATATTGTCAGGGCTGAACCACAGACAGGAGTGTGTGCCGGACAAACACAAGGCCTGTCCGAGTTTGTTTAGTGGGTTTGtatcgtttgtttgttttcttaaagtgaaatgtgtatgtacacattttGATTGAGGTCATTGTGTTTCAAAGGGGCGGAGTCCATGTCGCTCTGAAAATCATAAAAAACGTGGAGAAGTACAAGGAGGCAGCGCGATTGGAAATCAACGTTTTGGAGAAAATCAACGAGAAGGACCCGCAGAACAAGAAGTGAGCTTTCATACACTTCAGTTTttaacacacgcacgcacacacactctctcaaacacacacacacacacactctcaaacagacacacacactcaccagatacacacaaactctctctcaaacagacacacatacacacacacacacacacacacacacactctctctctcaaacagacacacacacactctctcctacacagatacacacacacacactctctctctcaaacagacacacacacacacacacactctctctctcaaacagatacacacacactctctcctacacagacacacacacactctctctctcaaacagacacacacactctctctctctcaaacagacacacatacacactcacacacacacacacacacactctctctctcaaacagacacacacacactctctcctacacagACAAACTAAATATCCCCCCCTTCTTTAGCCCAGGGCtgctcatacacacagttaaaTAAACTCTGCGCTGTCTTCTGATCTTCTGACACAGCTGAGAgaagtgtgtttaaatgttcCTGAGTTGTCACTGTGAGTGCGTTGTCTGGTGTTCTCTCTATCTAACCGTGTCGTAACCCGGCCCTCGTCTCTCTCCgcagtctctgtgttcagaTGTACGACTGGTTCGATTACCACGGTCACATGTGCCTCAGTTTTGAGCTGCTAGCTCTCAGTACGTTTGACTTCCTCAAGGAGAACAATTACACGCCCTACCCCGTCGCTCAGGTACGGCACATGGCCTACCAGATCTGCCTCGCCGTCAAGTGTGAGTACACCGCCCCGGCGCCGTACGGGTCCTCCACCTCCCCGCCTGTTTGAATCTCAGAGAGTCGCTCgttaactctctccctctctctctctctctctctctctctctccatccacagTCCTGCACGACAACAAACTGACTCATACCGACCTGAAGCCGGAGAACATCCTGTTTGTCAACTCGGATTTCACCGTCACCTACAACGCAGAGAAGGTGAGGACAGATGGGGAGGGCACAGGGTGACCACGGACACAGctgtggttgtttgtttgtttgtctttttttttttaatgttgggCTCAGATTCTGCTCATCTGGATTCAGCCTCTGGGTTTGATTTACTCACAGTTGCTGTCATAAAGTTGAACGGCATGCAGAGCTGCATTAATTGTCCTGGTCTTCCATTACCATCTGGTCTTTGATTGGGAAAACTGTGGCCTAACTAGAGCTGTAACGATTCCAAATGTTGCTGTACCATTAATCGTCTCAGAAATAATTGCGATTTACAATATAATTGTCTCTTTCGGTCAAATGTAAAaattttttatatttgtttattgttttccaAACAGATTTAAAGTTTTCAGTGAATCCCAGGATAGatctttttgttattttactgTTTCGTGAcccagataatgtaataacacaacATGTTACGTTTTGAAACAAGCTCCATCGCGTGTCATTtattctgcccctctctctaccAAATGTAGGCTACTGTCCGTTCGCCCAATCCGGTGTCGAACTGATGCTGTAGCTGACAGCAGGCTGGCAGTCTAATCCCTCCCCAAATGACCGATTGTCCAGTCGTAGTTTAGCTGAACTCAGTTGGGCTTGCGGACTCCCCATGTTTTGAAGGGACCAATGGGACGGAGtcaagcgattttttttttttgttttttttttaaccaacgCTAAATGAAGCCTCGAGCGAAAACCAAACGTGCATCAGTTTAATGTTCTGGGCATTTCTCAAAGCTACAACACTGCTTCTCACGAAACTGCCCAGtgctgtttggatttttaacgTTCAAAAGCCGGCTTGACTCCGCAACTGTAAGTCAGTGCAGGCAGGGCGTCCTCTGATAGGATAGCTACTGCTCTGTCGTGCTACAGGGTGCACGCGGGTATTGGAAACATGTTTGATGGATGCACCAAAAACGTGACCATGCTTTCAACCAtctcgctaaaaaaaaaatgcttgaacCTCGCTTCAAACCACGatcacgtaaaaaaaaacacggttAGAAAATTGTGAGATGATTGTTACAGGACTAGGCCTAACTTGTTTCTaattgtgtgcgtgcgcgtgtgtgcgtgttcagaAGCAGAATGAGCATACGGTGAAGAACACTGCGGTGAGGGTTGTAGATTTCGGCAGTGCCACATTCGACCACGAGCACCACAGCACCATCGTCTCCACCCGACACTATCGCGCCCCCGAAGTCAttctgggtgagtgtgtgtgtgtgagtgtgtgtgtgtgtgcacgtgtgtgtgtcctcctgcttgtgcatgtgtgcagagTAGTGTCAGCAGGGagtacatttatgtgtgtgtcttaaagtttgtgtgtgtgtgtgttttacagttttgACACCACAGTTTATCCGTAACTAAAGAGATTTAAAAGCTCTGAAGCTGTGCCAACCGAACCACTGAAACAACAGTTGAACACATCtaaatgaaatgtcttttattcatttctcttgGAGAGCATTATGGTCTGAGATGGTCAGGTGTGCTTTGCGTTGAAACCTGATGACATTGTGTTTTCCAGAGCTGGGCTGGAGCCAGCCGTGTGATGTGTGGAGTATTGGATGCATTCTCT
This sequence is a window from Chanos chanos chromosome 12, fChaCha1.1, whole genome shotgun sequence. Protein-coding genes within it:
- the clk2a gene encoding dual specificity protein kinase CLK2 translates to MMPHSRRRLSSERASQSGYRDHFRDWDRERERVRRQRRRRTPTFSTSNERERRGRHRQEGGYARSRSYDNRSSDRKQYSRRHCEGYGRVTGDRGRVREHGTPDDYCSRDFSTADFDYGYSYRREREREGEESRRRKGSRRKHKRRRRRTRTFSPSSSRSNSGTRVACVKDDEEGHLICRSGDVLQERYEVVGTLGEGTFGRVMECIDHRRGGVHVALKIIKNVEKYKEAARLEINVLEKINEKDPQNKNLCVQMYDWFDYHGHMCLSFELLALSTFDFLKENNYTPYPVAQVRHMAYQICLAVKFLHDNKLTHTDLKPENILFVNSDFTVTYNAEKKQNEHTVKNTAVRVVDFGSATFDHEHHSTIVSTRHYRAPEVILELGWSQPCDVWSIGCILFEYYLGYTLFQTHDNREHLAMMERILGPVPSRMIRKTRKQKYFYHGHLDWEENSSAGKYVKENCKPLRRYVLCEAEEHHQLFDLIEAMLEYEPSKRLTLAAALRHPFFRAAFVPDDQAADKTWEGSRDISR